A genomic stretch from Phycisphaerae bacterium includes:
- a CDS encoding PAS domain S-box protein has translation MPGDQANPTDNRYSAVEARARLAAIVDSSDDAIISKNLDGVITSWNGSAERLFGYCAAEAIGQSITLIIPPERLNEEAEFIELLRRGERIAHFETERMRKDGSRVDISLSISPIKDEDGRVVGAAKVARDITGRKLAEQRLRISEARLRALLALVTDVPWTRDEIGAFIEPNLKWEAYTGQRWDEYRGFGWVQALHPDDRDLLLKVWQRACAERNIYEASGRLWHAPTEQYRYFIERATPVLNADGSIMEWVGANIDTEDQTRAELKIYSLLTQLKLADRRKDEFLATLSHELRGPLAPLRHSLEILKRKEGDFDLLRQSIAAMDRQLKQLMRLVDDLLDVSRITRGKVELRKERVLLASSIQCAIEACQPLIEDLKHELAISLPPEPIWVEADAARLIQIVGNLLTNACKYTKTHGRISVAAERQGSDVLVKVCDNGIGIPPDKLDCVFDMFAQIETAREWSQGGLGIGLMLVKRLIEMHGGSVEARSDGPGKGAEFRVRLPVLIGATAPKPSSPSAARAPSRGHRVLVVDDNRDCVASLATLLKLEGNEARVAHDGEEALAESESFRPDVVLLDIGLPRLNGHEVCRRIRQQSWGKKITLVALTGWGQPEDRERSAEAGFDHHLVKPVDVDALLTLISEPRQGRGNPQNQAQH, from the coding sequence ATGCCAGGCGACCAAGCTAATCCTACGGATAATCGCTATTCGGCGGTTGAAGCGCGCGCCAGACTTGCCGCCATCGTCGACTCCTCCGACGATGCCATTATCAGCAAGAATCTCGATGGCGTCATCACCAGTTGGAACGGCAGCGCCGAGCGGCTCTTCGGGTACTGTGCCGCGGAAGCCATCGGCCAATCGATCACCCTGATCATTCCTCCGGAACGACTCAATGAAGAAGCGGAATTCATTGAACTGCTCAGGCGCGGCGAGCGCATTGCGCACTTCGAGACGGAACGTATGAGAAAGGACGGCTCACGGGTGGATATTTCGCTGAGCATCTCGCCAATAAAGGATGAGGATGGCCGAGTAGTCGGAGCGGCAAAGGTCGCCCGCGACATCACCGGGCGCAAGCTTGCGGAGCAGCGTCTACGTATCAGTGAAGCACGGCTCCGCGCACTGCTCGCGCTGGTCACCGATGTGCCGTGGACCCGGGATGAGATTGGCGCATTCATCGAGCCGAATTTGAAGTGGGAGGCATACACGGGCCAAAGATGGGATGAGTATCGCGGCTTCGGCTGGGTCCAAGCGCTGCACCCGGATGACCGAGATCTCTTACTGAAAGTGTGGCAGCGCGCTTGCGCGGAGCGCAACATCTACGAAGCCAGCGGACGCCTCTGGCACGCGCCCACAGAGCAATATCGTTACTTTATCGAGCGTGCCACCCCAGTGCTCAATGCCGATGGATCGATTATGGAGTGGGTTGGCGCAAACATTGATACCGAGGACCAGACGCGGGCAGAACTGAAAATCTATTCGCTTCTGACGCAACTGAAGCTTGCTGACCGCCGCAAGGATGAGTTTTTGGCAACCTTGTCCCACGAGCTGCGTGGGCCGCTGGCTCCGTTGCGGCACTCGCTCGAAATCCTGAAGCGCAAGGAAGGCGATTTCGACCTGCTCCGCCAGTCCATCGCTGCGATGGACCGGCAGTTAAAGCAACTGATGCGGCTGGTCGACGACCTGCTCGATGTGAGCCGAATCACGCGCGGTAAGGTGGAGCTGCGCAAGGAGCGCGTATTGTTGGCATCATCGATCCAGTGCGCTATCGAGGCATGCCAGCCGTTGATCGAAGACCTCAAGCACGAGTTGGCTATCTCGTTGCCGCCCGAGCCTATATGGGTCGAGGCCGATGCGGCAAGGCTGATACAGATCGTCGGAAACCTGCTCACCAACGCCTGTAAGTACACAAAGACGCATGGCCGCATCTCGGTTGCGGCCGAGAGGCAGGGCAGCGACGTGCTGGTAAAAGTGTGCGACAACGGCATCGGCATCCCGCCCGACAAGCTCGACTGTGTGTTCGATATGTTCGCACAGATCGAGACGGCGCGGGAATGGTCGCAGGGTGGACTGGGCATCGGCCTGATGCTGGTGAAACGATTGATCGAAATGCACGGAGGATCGGTCGAGGCTCGGAGCGATGGCCCAGGGAAGGGGGCCGAATTCCGCGTCCGCCTTCCAGTCCTGATCGGAGCGACTGCACCCAAGCCATCCTCGCCATCGGCGGCGCGAGCGCCTTCTCGCGGGCACCGCGTTCTCGTAGTCGACGATAATCGCGACTGTGTCGCCTCCTTGGCCACGCTCCTTAAGCTTGAGGGCAACGAAGCGCGTGTCGCGCATGACGGCGAAGAGGCTCTGGCGGAGTCGGAGTCATTCCGCCCTGATGTTGTCCTTCTCGACATTGGCCTGCCGAGGCTCAATGGACACGAAGTCTGTCGTCGCATCCGCCAGCAGTCATGGGGCAAAAAAATTACGCTCGTAGCGCTAACTGGCTGGGGCCAGCCAGAGGATCGCGAAAGGTCTGCCGAGGCGGGGTTCGACCATCACCTTGTGAAGCCGGTGGACGTTGACGCCCTGCTGACGCTCATTTCGGAGCCGAGGCAAGGGAGAGGCAATCCCCAAAATCAGGCTCAGCACTAG
- a CDS encoding phosphoribosylformylglycinamidine synthase subunit PurS, with protein sequence MGLWRFQIEPASGQPDPLGRQVLQTLSDFGVRSVSQVRTARLFVIDLSVEGTADERKLAVRVATELLADPVAEIWSSRRQEESDTGQTDGSLAVEVHFKPGVMDTVAQSTMLALRDMGVRAESVRTGRRYELSPIPSDADLRKIPRLLGNDCIEDVVIGTRAIEPPPEPPRYQFSLRSVSLRDLDEAALERLSRQGHLFLSLEEMRAVQEHYRGLGRDPTDLELETIAQTWSEHCVHKTLKSAIVYRGAPMPELNAETPKHQSAKSDEVEIRYGNLLKDTIARATDELMREGRGPRCLSVFKDNAGIIDFDGEFGIAFKVETHNHPSAIEPYGGAATGVGGVIRDVLGCGLGAQPIANTDVFCVAPPDWPVDSVPRGIIHPRTVLKGVVAGVRDYGNRMGIPTVNGAVHFDARYLGNPLVFCGCVGLIPIDRIEKKVRPGDAIVVMGGRTGRDGIHGATFSSAELTDTHEDEFAHAVQIGSAIEEKKVLDVVLLARDFRESGGVRRCLFSAITDCGAGGLSSAIGEMAAETGSEVDLEDVPLKYAGLRYDEIWISESQERMVLSVPQENVGALLALARGEDVEATVIGTFTDSGRLVTRYEGWQVGDIDLHFLHEGLPKTERIAEWRPSPGTARTPASQPTDIVAELKKRLASPTTASKHWIIRQYDHEVRGRTVIRPLVGPGEGPSDAAVIRPRLDSPRGIAIGCGLAPQLADGDPYWMAVAAIDEALRNVVCVGGDPSRTAILDNFCWPRVDDPRNLGAMVRACQACYDVAKAYGLPFISGKDSLNNEFALDAGDVESVRAAMKMVGTAHPTEAIRGGRLAIPYTLLISAVSLIDDVANCVTMDLKQENSQLFLIGIPAFDPARTIQAHRAVARLDCEGIVTAVHDVSDGGVLAAVAEMCMAANRGATLRLLMGIGWFDEGSGWYVVEAAANAGESLRRICGDVPLQRLGDVSADQPPKIRVQSDGHGEQVVALSDLRSSWQSPLNW encoded by the coding sequence TTGGGACTATGGCGGTTCCAGATTGAGCCGGCTTCGGGGCAACCCGACCCTCTGGGTCGGCAAGTCTTGCAGACCCTATCGGATTTTGGGGTTCGGTCGGTTTCGCAGGTACGAACGGCCCGCTTGTTCGTGATCGACCTGTCGGTCGAAGGGACGGCGGACGAGCGGAAGCTCGCCGTCCGGGTGGCGACGGAGCTCCTGGCGGACCCCGTGGCGGAGATCTGGTCCTCTCGGCGCCAGGAGGAATCGGACACGGGTCAAACGGACGGGTCGCTTGCGGTCGAGGTTCATTTCAAACCGGGGGTGATGGATACCGTCGCGCAGTCCACGATGCTGGCACTAAGGGACATGGGGGTGCGGGCGGAGAGTGTGCGGACGGGACGGCGGTACGAGTTGTCGCCGATCCCGAGCGACGCCGACCTGCGGAAGATACCGCGGCTGCTGGGCAACGACTGCATCGAGGATGTGGTAATCGGGACGCGGGCGATCGAGCCGCCGCCGGAGCCGCCGCGCTATCAGTTTTCACTGCGCAGCGTCTCACTCCGTGATTTGGATGAGGCCGCCTTGGAGAGGCTCAGCCGGCAGGGGCATCTGTTCCTGTCCTTGGAGGAGATGCGGGCGGTTCAGGAACACTATCGGGGGTTGGGTCGCGATCCGACGGATTTGGAGCTGGAGACAATCGCCCAGACATGGTCGGAGCACTGCGTACACAAGACGCTCAAGAGCGCAATCGTGTATCGCGGGGCGCCGATGCCTGAATTAAACGCCGAAACGCCGAAGCACCAAAGCGCCAAATCAGATGAAGTTGAAATTCGATACGGCAATTTGCTCAAGGATACGATCGCGCGGGCGACGGACGAGTTGATGCGCGAGGGGCGGGGGCCGCGATGTTTGTCCGTGTTCAAGGACAATGCCGGCATCATCGATTTCGACGGCGAATTTGGCATCGCGTTCAAGGTTGAGACTCACAACCACCCTTCGGCCATCGAACCGTACGGCGGGGCGGCGACGGGCGTTGGCGGCGTGATTCGCGATGTGCTGGGTTGCGGGCTGGGGGCGCAGCCGATCGCCAATACCGACGTGTTCTGCGTCGCGCCGCCGGATTGGCCGGTGGACAGTGTTCCCAGGGGCATAATCCATCCGCGTACCGTGCTCAAGGGCGTCGTCGCGGGCGTGCGCGATTACGGCAATCGCATGGGCATCCCGACCGTCAACGGCGCGGTGCATTTCGACGCGCGCTACCTTGGCAATCCGCTGGTGTTTTGTGGGTGCGTGGGACTTATTCCTATCGATCGGATTGAGAAGAAAGTGCGGCCGGGCGATGCGATCGTCGTGATGGGCGGGCGAACGGGTCGCGATGGGATACACGGGGCCACGTTCAGCAGCGCGGAGTTGACCGACACACACGAGGATGAGTTTGCGCACGCCGTACAGATCGGCAGCGCGATTGAAGAGAAGAAGGTGCTCGACGTCGTCCTGCTGGCGCGGGATTTCAGAGAATCGGGCGGAGTACGGAGGTGCCTATTCTCGGCCATCACAGATTGCGGCGCGGGGGGCCTTTCGTCGGCGATCGGGGAGATGGCGGCGGAAACCGGGTCGGAGGTCGATCTCGAAGATGTCCCACTCAAGTACGCCGGATTGCGCTACGACGAGATTTGGATCTCCGAGTCACAGGAGCGGATGGTGCTCTCCGTCCCGCAGGAGAACGTGGGGGCGCTGCTCGCGCTGGCCAGGGGCGAAGACGTCGAAGCGACGGTCATCGGAACGTTTACTGACAGCGGGCGGCTGGTGACTCGTTACGAAGGGTGGCAGGTCGGCGATATCGATCTGCACTTCCTGCACGAGGGCCTACCCAAGACGGAGCGCATTGCGGAGTGGCGGCCCTCGCCGGGCACCGCGCGAACCCCTGCCTCACAGCCGACTGATATCGTCGCCGAGTTGAAGAAGCGGTTGGCCTCGCCCACAACGGCGTCCAAGCATTGGATCATCCGGCAGTACGATCACGAAGTTCGCGGGCGCACGGTAATCCGGCCGCTCGTCGGCCCAGGTGAGGGACCCTCGGATGCGGCGGTCATCCGGCCGCGACTGGACAGCCCGCGCGGCATCGCCATCGGCTGCGGCCTCGCGCCGCAGTTGGCAGACGGCGATCCCTATTGGATGGCTGTTGCGGCAATCGACGAGGCCCTGCGCAACGTGGTGTGCGTGGGCGGCGACCCGTCGCGGACCGCAATCCTCGATAACTTCTGCTGGCCGCGAGTGGACGACCCGCGCAACCTCGGCGCGATGGTCCGCGCCTGCCAGGCGTGCTACGACGTGGCCAAGGCGTACGGGTTGCCGTTTATCAGTGGGAAGGATTCGCTGAACAACGAATTCGCGCTGGACGCTGGCGACGTGGAAAGCGTCCGCGCGGCGATGAAGATGGTGGGCACGGCCCACCCTACCGAAGCGATTCGCGGCGGTCGGTTGGCGATTCCCTATACACTGCTCATTTCCGCCGTATCGCTTATCGACGACGTGGCGAACTGCGTCACGATGGATTTGAAGCAGGAGAACTCCCAGCTTTTCCTGATTGGAATTCCTGCGTTTGACCCTGCTCGAACGATTCAAGCCCATCGTGCCGTTGCGCGCTTAGACTGCGAGGGCATCGTGACCGCAGTACACGATGTCAGCGATGGGGGAGTCCTGGCGGCAGTCGCGGAGATGTGCATGGCGGCGAATCGAGGGGCGACGCTGCGGCTCCTGATGGGAATCGGCTGGTTCGATGAAGGGTCGGGGTGGTACGTCGTTGAGGCGGCGGCCAATGCAGGCGAATCGCTGAGGCGAATTTGCGGCGACGTACCGCTTCAGCGGCTCGGTGATGTCAGTGCGGATCAGCCCCCGAAGATCAGGGTTCAATCTGACGGTCATGGCGAACAGGTCGTGGCCCTATCGGACCTGCGAAGTAGCTGGCAGTCGCCGCTGAATTGGTAG
- a CDS encoding acetyl-CoA carboxylase carboxyltransferase subunit alpha, which produces MSTTTSASAGLNGGAYLPFEMPLVRMEKQMEEMETAQAATGRDMSGEIRNIRSELLAARRKIYSKLDAWETVQVARHPKRPLVPDYLGMMVRDFCELHGDRNFRDDKAIITGFGRIGNFKCMFVGHNKGKDTKERLENCFGMAHPEGYRKALLKMKLAEKYGLPVVCLIDTAGAYPGIGAEERGIAQAIAVNLLEMSRLKTPIVCVVIGEGGSGGALGIGVGDTIAMFEHAYYSVISPEGCAAILWKSAEHARTAAKALKFTAKDLKKLKLVDEVLKEPLGGAHRDPAAAAATLEKYITDTLRDLKRVRTETLLKRRYKRLRELGSFFTVEGATSAAAKVRARETALTTRRAATVVETARIAATA; this is translated from the coding sequence ATGAGTACGACGACGAGTGCGTCTGCAGGCCTCAACGGCGGGGCATACCTGCCCTTTGAGATGCCCCTTGTACGGATGGAAAAACAGATGGAGGAGATGGAGACCGCCCAGGCCGCCACCGGCCGGGATATGAGCGGCGAAATCCGCAACATCCGCTCCGAACTCCTCGCGGCCCGACGAAAGATCTATTCCAAGCTTGACGCCTGGGAGACGGTCCAGGTCGCCCGCCACCCCAAGCGGCCGCTTGTGCCGGATTACCTCGGCATGATGGTCCGCGACTTCTGCGAGCTGCACGGCGACCGAAACTTCCGCGACGACAAGGCGATCATCACGGGCTTCGGCCGCATCGGCAACTTCAAGTGCATGTTCGTCGGCCACAACAAGGGCAAGGACACCAAGGAGCGCCTCGAGAACTGCTTCGGCATGGCCCACCCTGAGGGCTATCGCAAGGCCCTGCTCAAGATGAAACTCGCCGAGAAGTACGGCCTGCCCGTCGTTTGTTTGATCGACACCGCCGGCGCCTACCCCGGCATCGGCGCGGAAGAGCGCGGCATCGCCCAGGCGATCGCCGTCAACCTCCTCGAAATGTCGCGGCTCAAGACGCCCATTGTCTGCGTCGTCATCGGCGAAGGCGGCTCCGGCGGGGCCCTGGGCATCGGCGTCGGCGACACCATCGCGATGTTCGAGCACGCGTATTATTCCGTGATCTCTCCCGAAGGCTGCGCGGCGATCCTCTGGAAGTCCGCGGAGCATGCCCGCACGGCCGCCAAGGCCCTGAAGTTCACGGCCAAGGATCTTAAGAAGCTCAAGCTCGTCGATGAAGTCCTCAAGGAGCCGCTCGGCGGGGCCCATCGGGATCCTGCGGCCGCCGCGGCGACGCTGGAAAAATACATCACCGATACGCTTCGCGACCTGAAGCGCGTTCGCACGGAAACGCTGCTGAAGCGGCGTTACAAGCGCCTGCGCGAACTCGGCTCCTTCTTCACTGTGGAGGGCGCGACCTCCGCCGCCGCAAAGGTGCGTGCTCGCGAAACGGCCCTCACGACGCGGCGCGCCGCGACGGTGGTGGAGACCGCCCGCATCGCGGCCACGGCCTAG